Proteins from one Patescibacteria group bacterium genomic window:
- a CDS encoding HU family DNA-binding protein, which produces MAKLTKSQLFNVLSEKTGLSKKDVTSLMDTLGELAYKEVKTSGEFTVPGLGKLVKKHRAARDGRNPATGETIRIPAKTVVKFRVAKACKDAVL; this is translated from the coding sequence ATGGCAAAATTAACCAAGTCACAATTGTTTAATGTCTTGTCAGAAAAGACTGGACTAAGCAAAAAAGATGTAACCAGTTTAATGGATACATTAGGAGAGTTAGCCTACAAAGAGGTCAAAACAAGTGGTGAATTTACTGTCCCAGGTTTGGGTAAACTAGTAAAAAAACACCGTGCTGCCCGTGACGGCCGCAATCCGGCTACTGGCGAAACTATCAGAATCCCAGCTAAAACTGTAGTAAAATTCCGTGTAGCTAAGGCTTGTAAAGACGCTGTACTTTAA